A genome region from Maylandia zebra isolate NMK-2024a linkage group LG6, Mzebra_GT3a, whole genome shotgun sequence includes the following:
- the lias gene encoding lipoyl synthase, mitochondrial — protein MALLKQSCCVAGRFSTNHLWLSPRCIPHVYTSCLSTRPSPERSDRKKELLRDDGPDLQDFISGELSEKSKWAEYKGTLKRQKGERLRLPPWLKTEIPIGKNYNRLKNTLRDLNLHTVCEEARCPNIGECWGGGEYATATATIMLMGDTCTRGCRFCSVKTARQPPPLDPDEPYNTAKAIAAWGLDYVVLTSVDRDDIADGGAEHFAKTVTNLKERNPQILVECLTPDFRGDLAAVEKIALSGLDVYAHNVETVRELQRHVRDPRANFDQSLSVLKHAKKVKPTVLTKTSIMLGLGETDQQIVSTMTELREAEVDCLTLGQYMQPTKRHLKVEEYVTPERFAHWEKVGSDMGFTYTASGPLVRSSYKAGEFFLKNLLKKRETEAAE, from the exons ATGGCGCTACTCAAGCAAAGTTGTTGCGTAGCGGGTCGTTTCTCCACAAACCACCTAtggctgagtcccagatgcatCCCACAC GTTTACACCAGCTGCTTATCAACCAGACCCTCCCCGGAGAGAAGTGACAGaaagaaggagctgctcagagaCGACGGGCCTGACCTGCAAGACTTTATTTCAGGGGAATTATCTGAAAAAAGCAAGTGGGCTGAGTACAAAGGCACCCTGAAGAGACAGAAGGGAGAGAG GCTGCGGCTTCCTCCATGGTTGAAGACTGAGATCCCCATTGGAAAGAATTACAACAGGCTGAAGAACACCCTGAGAGATCTCAACCTTCACACG GTGTGTGAGGAGGCCAGGTGTCCGAACATCGGGGAATGCTGGGGAGGAGGAGAGTACGCCACAGCCACAGCCACCATCATG cTGATGGGAGACACATGCACCCGTGGGTGCAGGTTTTGCTCAGTAAAGACAGCACGTCAGCCTCCGCCTCTTGACCCTGACGAGCCGTACAACACAGCCAAAGCCATCGCCGCCTGGGGACTGGATTACGTGGTCCTCACCTCGGTCGACAGAGACG ATATTGCTGATGGTGGAGCGGAGCACTTTGCTAAGACGGTTACTAACCTGAAAGAAAG AAATCCTCAGATTCTGGTTGAATGCCTGACTCCTGATTTCCGTGGAGACCTGGCAGCGGTGGAAAAGATCGCCCTGTCGGGATTAGACGTGTACGCCCACAATGTGGAAACAGTGCGCGAGCTACAAAG GCATGTACGTGATCCCAGAGCAAACTTTGATCAGTCTCTGAGCGTCCTGAAGCACGCTAAAAAGGTCAAACCGACGGTGCTCACCAAGACCTCCATCATGCTGGGGCTCGGAGAGACTGACCAACAGATCGTCAGCACTATGACGG AGTTGCGAGAGGCAGAAGTGGACTGTCTAACACTCGGGCAGTACATGCAGCCGACCAAACGCCACCTAAAG GTGGAGGAATATGTCACTCCAGAGAGGTTTGCCCACTGGGAAAAAGTTGGCAGTGATATGGGCTTCACCTACACAGCCAGCGGACCACTGGTGCGATCCTCCTACAAAGCAG gCGAATTCTTCTTAAAGAATCTACTGAAGAAGAGGgaaacagaagcagcagaatGA
- the rpl9 gene encoding large ribosomal subunit protein uL6, with translation MKTILSSQTVDLPDNVEVRLKGRTVTVKGPRGKLTREFNHINLELSLLGKKQKKLRVDKWWGNRKELATVRTICSHVQNMIKGVTLGFRYKMRSVYAHFPINVVIQESGTLVEIRNFLGEKYIRRVRMRGGVLCSVSAAQKDELVLEGNDIELVSNSAALIQQATTVKNKDIRKFLDGIYVSEKGTVLEPEQ, from the exons ATGAAGACCATTCTCAGCAGCCAAACTGTCGACCTCCCCGACAATG TCGAGGTGAGGCTGAAGGGCCGAACTGTGACTGTCAAAGGCCCCCGTGGCAAGCTCACCAGGGAGTTCAACCACATCAACCTGGAGCTCAGCCTGCTGGGCAAGAAACAGAAGAAG cttCGTGTGGATAAATGGTGGGGAAACAGGAAGGAGTTGGCCACAGTCCGCACCATCTGCAGCCACGTCCAGAACATGATCAAGGGAGTCACTTTG GGTTTCCGGTACAAAATGCGTTCCGTGTACGCCCATTTCCCCATCAACGTGGTCATCCAGGAGAGCGGCACCCTGGTCGAGATCAGGAACTTCTTGGGAGAGAAATACATTCGCCGTGTCCGAATGAGGGGTG GTGTGCTGTGTTCAGTCTCAGCCGCACAGAAGGACGAGCTGGTCCTGGAGGGTAACGACATTGAGCTGGTGTCCAACTCTG CTGCTCTGATCCAGCAGGCCACAACTGTCAAAAATAAGGATATCAGGAAGTTCTTGGACGGCATTTACGTGTCTGAGAAGGGAACAGTCTTGGAACCGGAACAGTAA